In Synechococcus sp. A18-25c, a single window of DNA contains:
- a CDS encoding DUF4079 domain-containing protein, which translates to MPATLSFGLNFVHPLMMWSLLAAGGYAMYLGIKAKKVRTGTAEQRKALLPGKFAQRHYLWGSALLAFMVFGTLGGMAVTYLNNGKLFVGPHLLVGLAMTAMIAAAAALSPLMQRGNLIARKAHVGLNMGMLTLFLWQAVSGMEILNRIWENR; encoded by the coding sequence ATGCCTGCGACTCTGTCTTTTGGCCTCAACTTCGTCCATCCCTTGATGATGTGGTCGCTGCTTGCCGCAGGCGGTTACGCCATGTATCTGGGCATCAAGGCCAAGAAGGTCCGGACCGGGACGGCCGAACAACGCAAGGCGCTGCTGCCCGGAAAGTTTGCCCAGCGCCACTACCTCTGGGGGAGTGCCCTGCTTGCTTTCATGGTGTTCGGCACCCTCGGGGGCATGGCCGTCACCTACCTGAATAACGGCAAGCTCTTTGTCGGCCCCCACCTCTTGGTGGGTCTGGCGATGACCGCCATGATCGCTGCCGCAGCGGCTCTCTCTCCCTTGATGCAACGCGGCAATCTGATTGCCCGCAAGGCCCACGTCGGTCTGAATATGGGCATGCTCACCTTGTTTCTCTGGCAAGCCGTCAGCGGCATGGAGATTCTCAACCGCATCTGGGAAAACCGCTGA